One segment of Castanea sativa cultivar Marrone di Chiusa Pesio chromosome 3, ASM4071231v1 DNA contains the following:
- the LOC142628339 gene encoding protein ACCELERATED CELL DEATH 6-like isoform X1: MIRNTEIKNKQLHAPPLIEGHRLIMNPKVFRDASSSDSSFFEELTNPNSSTLLEVTIEENTVLHVALQFKKFEAAKKIVNLRPSLVYETNSKGNTPLHIVARVGDSSMVKLLIDEAKKLDVESGGRQQQLLRMVNQDGDTALHVAVRYGNFDVAKELINENDPAELAMQVNKAGESALFLAVDRQHYDMASYILSAARDCSYAGRHGMNVLHALVIHTRSYEPKLIPSKYIPRPCTPDIDFVKEVIIKCPSTIEQRDGLGWTPLHIAAQLGNKKYVKLLLENGNSPAYEMNNEGLSTLHIAAKKGNVNVMKELITTCPDIYEFLDLKGQTSLHVAAESGEKEVVEFFLKRPEFESLINKQDKEGNTPMHLAANNGHIEIALLLRRRGTGVDLNATNKKGFTAMDNVMLRMKLKHSKPTIQLWKEGARPSLRGARFQMGIQKLEPEEGSEDKKMSTSELDYMNQKKQTVMVVATLIATVTFTAGFTVPGGFKNGGVDEGMAALSKITAFRVFLIANTLAFGLSITSVFVHFCSSTISREVVPRKGIGITPIFTAYSTVALLVAFISGTYTVVPHSMGITTAVIICCCLIIYRYVYFSYKRACYLGIQWFIILYAPYMED; this comes from the exons ATGATAAGAAACACAGAAATTAAGAACAAGCAATTGCATGCTCCACCGTTGATCGAAGGACACAG ATTGATAATGAATCCTAAAGTCTTCCGAGATGCTTCCTCCAGTGATTCAAGTTTCTTTGAGGAATTGACAAATCCCAATAGTAGTACCCTTCTCGAAGTGACAATCGAGGAGAACACTGTTCTTCATGTTGCActacaattcaaaaaatttgagGCTGCAAAAAAGATAGTTAATTTAAGACCAAGCCTTGTGTATGAAACAAACTCCAAAGGCAATACTCCGCTACACATTGTTGCAAGGGTAGGAGATTCTTCAATGGTAAAGCTTCTAATAGACGAAGCCAAAAAACTGGATGTTGAATCAGGTGGCCGACAACAGCAGCTTCTGAGAATGGTGAATCAAGATGGGGATACTGCCTTGCATGTCGCTGTGCGATATGGTAACTTTGATGTTGCGAAAGAACTAATTAATGAGAATGATCCAGCAGAACTGGCTATGCAGGTAAACAAGGCTGGGGAATCCGCACTATTCCTCGCTGTGGATAGACAACACTACGACATGGCTTCTTATATCCTAAGTGCTGCTCGAGACTGCTCCTATGCTGGAAGGCACGGCATGAATGTCTTGCATGCACTTGTCATTCATACAAGGAGTT ACGAGCCCAAGCTCATTCCTTCGAAGTATATACCGAGGCCATGTACTCCAGATATTG ATTTTGTGAAAGAAGTGATAATAAAATGCCCATCTACAATTGAACAAAGGGATGGCTTAGGATGGACTCCTCTACACATTGCCGCACAACTGGGTAACAAGAAATATGTTAAGCTGCTTTTAGAAAATGGCAATTCCCCTGCATATGAAATGAACAATGAAGGTTTATCTACTCTTCACATTGCGGCCAAAAAAGGCAATGTCAATGTAATGAAAGAACTCATCACAACATGTCCAGATATCTATGAGTTTTTGGACCTCAAGGGTCAGACGTCTCTTCATGTTGCTGCAGAAAGTGGAGAGAAGGAAGTAGTCGAGTTTTTTCTGAAGAGACCAGAGTTTGAGAGTCTCATCAACAAGCAGGATAAAGAAGGAAACACACCTATGCATCTGGCGGCCAACAACGGTCATATCGAGATTGCATTACTGTTAAGAAGACGAGGTACTGGTGTTGACTTAAATGCTACGAACAAGAAGGGCTTCACTGCAATGGACAATGTTATGTTACGAATGAAGTTAAAACACTCCAAACCAACG ATCCAATTGTGGAAGGAAGGCGCTCGACCAAGTCTAAGGGGAGCTCGCTTTCAAATGGGCATCCAGAAATTGGAACCAGAAGAAGGGTCAGAAGACAAAAAAATGTCCACCTCCGAATTGGATTATATGAATCAAAAGAAGCAGACCGTTATGGTGGTAGCCACACTCATCGCAACTGTGACCTTCACGGCTGGTTTCACGGTGCCTGGTGGATTCAAAAACGGAGGTGTGGATGAGGGCATGGCAGCATTAAGCAAAATAACTGCTTTCCGTGTATTTCTGATAGCTAATACTTTAGCTTTTGGTCTGTCCATTACCTCCGTATTCGTCCACTTTTGCAGTTCAACAATTTCTAGGGAAGTCGTTCCTCGCAAAGGGATAGGAATCACCCCTATTTTCACAGCCTATTCTACCGTAGCATTGTTGGTAGCATTTATCTCAGGCACCTACACAGTCGTGCCACACTCTATGGGGATTACTACAGCCGTTATTATTTGTTGCTGCTTGATAATTTACCGCTATGTTTATTTCTCATATAAACGAGCATGCTATCTGGGAATCCAGTGGTTTATTATTCTCTATGCTCCTTATATGGaagattaa
- the LOC142628339 gene encoding protein ACCELERATED CELL DEATH 6-like isoform X2, giving the protein MIRNTEIKNKQLHAPPLIEGHRLIMNPKVFRDASSSDSSFFEELTNPNSSTLLEVTIEENTVLHVALQFKKFEAAKKIVNLRPSLVYETNSKGNTPLHIVARVGDSSMVKLLIDEAKKLDVESGGRQQQLLRMVNQDGDTALHVAVRYGNFDVAKELINENDPAELAMQVNKAGESALFLAVDRQHYDMASYILSAARDCSYAGRHGMNVLHALVIHTRSYFVKEVIIKCPSTIEQRDGLGWTPLHIAAQLGNKKYVKLLLENGNSPAYEMNNEGLSTLHIAAKKGNVNVMKELITTCPDIYEFLDLKGQTSLHVAAESGEKEVVEFFLKRPEFESLINKQDKEGNTPMHLAANNGHIEIALLLRRRGTGVDLNATNKKGFTAMDNVMLRMKLKHSKPTIQLWKEGARPSLRGARFQMGIQKLEPEEGSEDKKMSTSELDYMNQKKQTVMVVATLIATVTFTAGFTVPGGFKNGGVDEGMAALSKITAFRVFLIANTLAFGLSITSVFVHFCSSTISREVVPRKGIGITPIFTAYSTVALLVAFISGTYTVVPHSMGITTAVIICCCLIIYRYVYFSYKRACYLGIQWFIILYAPYMED; this is encoded by the exons ATGATAAGAAACACAGAAATTAAGAACAAGCAATTGCATGCTCCACCGTTGATCGAAGGACACAG ATTGATAATGAATCCTAAAGTCTTCCGAGATGCTTCCTCCAGTGATTCAAGTTTCTTTGAGGAATTGACAAATCCCAATAGTAGTACCCTTCTCGAAGTGACAATCGAGGAGAACACTGTTCTTCATGTTGCActacaattcaaaaaatttgagGCTGCAAAAAAGATAGTTAATTTAAGACCAAGCCTTGTGTATGAAACAAACTCCAAAGGCAATACTCCGCTACACATTGTTGCAAGGGTAGGAGATTCTTCAATGGTAAAGCTTCTAATAGACGAAGCCAAAAAACTGGATGTTGAATCAGGTGGCCGACAACAGCAGCTTCTGAGAATGGTGAATCAAGATGGGGATACTGCCTTGCATGTCGCTGTGCGATATGGTAACTTTGATGTTGCGAAAGAACTAATTAATGAGAATGATCCAGCAGAACTGGCTATGCAGGTAAACAAGGCTGGGGAATCCGCACTATTCCTCGCTGTGGATAGACAACACTACGACATGGCTTCTTATATCCTAAGTGCTGCTCGAGACTGCTCCTATGCTGGAAGGCACGGCATGAATGTCTTGCATGCACTTGTCATTCATACAAGGAGTT ATTTTGTGAAAGAAGTGATAATAAAATGCCCATCTACAATTGAACAAAGGGATGGCTTAGGATGGACTCCTCTACACATTGCCGCACAACTGGGTAACAAGAAATATGTTAAGCTGCTTTTAGAAAATGGCAATTCCCCTGCATATGAAATGAACAATGAAGGTTTATCTACTCTTCACATTGCGGCCAAAAAAGGCAATGTCAATGTAATGAAAGAACTCATCACAACATGTCCAGATATCTATGAGTTTTTGGACCTCAAGGGTCAGACGTCTCTTCATGTTGCTGCAGAAAGTGGAGAGAAGGAAGTAGTCGAGTTTTTTCTGAAGAGACCAGAGTTTGAGAGTCTCATCAACAAGCAGGATAAAGAAGGAAACACACCTATGCATCTGGCGGCCAACAACGGTCATATCGAGATTGCATTACTGTTAAGAAGACGAGGTACTGGTGTTGACTTAAATGCTACGAACAAGAAGGGCTTCACTGCAATGGACAATGTTATGTTACGAATGAAGTTAAAACACTCCAAACCAACG ATCCAATTGTGGAAGGAAGGCGCTCGACCAAGTCTAAGGGGAGCTCGCTTTCAAATGGGCATCCAGAAATTGGAACCAGAAGAAGGGTCAGAAGACAAAAAAATGTCCACCTCCGAATTGGATTATATGAATCAAAAGAAGCAGACCGTTATGGTGGTAGCCACACTCATCGCAACTGTGACCTTCACGGCTGGTTTCACGGTGCCTGGTGGATTCAAAAACGGAGGTGTGGATGAGGGCATGGCAGCATTAAGCAAAATAACTGCTTTCCGTGTATTTCTGATAGCTAATACTTTAGCTTTTGGTCTGTCCATTACCTCCGTATTCGTCCACTTTTGCAGTTCAACAATTTCTAGGGAAGTCGTTCCTCGCAAAGGGATAGGAATCACCCCTATTTTCACAGCCTATTCTACCGTAGCATTGTTGGTAGCATTTATCTCAGGCACCTACACAGTCGTGCCACACTCTATGGGGATTACTACAGCCGTTATTATTTGTTGCTGCTTGATAATTTACCGCTATGTTTATTTCTCATATAAACGAGCATGCTATCTGGGAATCCAGTGGTTTATTATTCTCTATGCTCCTTATATGGaagattaa
- the LOC142628339 gene encoding uncharacterized protein LOC142628339 isoform X3, with translation MNPKVFRDASSSDSSFFEELTNPNSSTLLEVTIEENTVLHVALQFKKFEAAKKIVNLRPSLVYETNSKGNTPLHIVARVGDSSMVKLLIDEAKKLDVESGGRQQQLLRMVNQDGDTALHVAVRYGNFDVAKELINENDPAELAMQVNKAGESALFLAVDRQHYDMASYILSAARDCSYAGRHGMNVLHALVIHTRSYEPKLIPSKYIPRPCTPDIDFVKEVIIKCPSTIEQRDGLGWTPLHIAAQLGNKKYVKLLLENGNSPAYEMNNEGLSTLHIAAKKGNVNVMKELITTCPDIYEFLDLKGQTSLHVAAESGEKEVVEFFLKRPEFESLINKQDKEGNTPMHLAANNGHIEIALLLRRRGTGVDLNATNKKGFTAMDNVMLRMKLKHSKPTIQLWKEGARPSLRGARFQMGIQKLEPEEGSEDKKMSTSELDYMNQKKQTVMVVATLIATVTFTAGFTVPGGFKNGGVDEGMAALSKITAFRVFLIANTLAFGLSITSVFVHFCSSTISREVVPRKGIGITPIFTAYSTVALLVAFISGTYTVVPHSMGITTAVIICCCLIIYRYVYFSYKRACYLGIQWFIILYAPYMED, from the exons ATGAATCCTAAAGTCTTCCGAGATGCTTCCTCCAGTGATTCAAGTTTCTTTGAGGAATTGACAAATCCCAATAGTAGTACCCTTCTCGAAGTGACAATCGAGGAGAACACTGTTCTTCATGTTGCActacaattcaaaaaatttgagGCTGCAAAAAAGATAGTTAATTTAAGACCAAGCCTTGTGTATGAAACAAACTCCAAAGGCAATACTCCGCTACACATTGTTGCAAGGGTAGGAGATTCTTCAATGGTAAAGCTTCTAATAGACGAAGCCAAAAAACTGGATGTTGAATCAGGTGGCCGACAACAGCAGCTTCTGAGAATGGTGAATCAAGATGGGGATACTGCCTTGCATGTCGCTGTGCGATATGGTAACTTTGATGTTGCGAAAGAACTAATTAATGAGAATGATCCAGCAGAACTGGCTATGCAGGTAAACAAGGCTGGGGAATCCGCACTATTCCTCGCTGTGGATAGACAACACTACGACATGGCTTCTTATATCCTAAGTGCTGCTCGAGACTGCTCCTATGCTGGAAGGCACGGCATGAATGTCTTGCATGCACTTGTCATTCATACAAGGAGTT ACGAGCCCAAGCTCATTCCTTCGAAGTATATACCGAGGCCATGTACTCCAGATATTG ATTTTGTGAAAGAAGTGATAATAAAATGCCCATCTACAATTGAACAAAGGGATGGCTTAGGATGGACTCCTCTACACATTGCCGCACAACTGGGTAACAAGAAATATGTTAAGCTGCTTTTAGAAAATGGCAATTCCCCTGCATATGAAATGAACAATGAAGGTTTATCTACTCTTCACATTGCGGCCAAAAAAGGCAATGTCAATGTAATGAAAGAACTCATCACAACATGTCCAGATATCTATGAGTTTTTGGACCTCAAGGGTCAGACGTCTCTTCATGTTGCTGCAGAAAGTGGAGAGAAGGAAGTAGTCGAGTTTTTTCTGAAGAGACCAGAGTTTGAGAGTCTCATCAACAAGCAGGATAAAGAAGGAAACACACCTATGCATCTGGCGGCCAACAACGGTCATATCGAGATTGCATTACTGTTAAGAAGACGAGGTACTGGTGTTGACTTAAATGCTACGAACAAGAAGGGCTTCACTGCAATGGACAATGTTATGTTACGAATGAAGTTAAAACACTCCAAACCAACG ATCCAATTGTGGAAGGAAGGCGCTCGACCAAGTCTAAGGGGAGCTCGCTTTCAAATGGGCATCCAGAAATTGGAACCAGAAGAAGGGTCAGAAGACAAAAAAATGTCCACCTCCGAATTGGATTATATGAATCAAAAGAAGCAGACCGTTATGGTGGTAGCCACACTCATCGCAACTGTGACCTTCACGGCTGGTTTCACGGTGCCTGGTGGATTCAAAAACGGAGGTGTGGATGAGGGCATGGCAGCATTAAGCAAAATAACTGCTTTCCGTGTATTTCTGATAGCTAATACTTTAGCTTTTGGTCTGTCCATTACCTCCGTATTCGTCCACTTTTGCAGTTCAACAATTTCTAGGGAAGTCGTTCCTCGCAAAGGGATAGGAATCACCCCTATTTTCACAGCCTATTCTACCGTAGCATTGTTGGTAGCATTTATCTCAGGCACCTACACAGTCGTGCCACACTCTATGGGGATTACTACAGCCGTTATTATTTGTTGCTGCTTGATAATTTACCGCTATGTTTATTTCTCATATAAACGAGCATGCTATCTGGGAATCCAGTGGTTTATTATTCTCTATGCTCCTTATATGGaagattaa